ACCGCATTGCCCTGTCGGTCAGCACGCCGCTCAAACCCATCGTCGCCGTGGCCACGCCGCTCGTGTGGGTGCTCAACAGCTTCGTGCGCGGTATGTTGCGCGTGCTGCGTATCGACACGCGCCGCGCGGCGAGCGAAGCGCGTCTGACGACCGAAGAACTGCGCACCATCGTGCTTGAAGCCGGCAACTACATGCCGACCAAGCCGCGCAGCGTGCTGCTCAACCTGCTGGATCTCGAAAACATCGCCGTCGATGACGTGATGGTGCCGCGCGCACGCATCGAGGCACTGGACATCTCAGCGCCGCTCGACACGATCCTCTCTCAGCTCGAGACCTGCTATCACAACAAATTGCCCGTCTACGACGGCGACATCGACCGCATCGTCGGGATTCTCCCGGTACGCCGTACGCTTTCCGCTCTGCGTCACCCGGACGACATCACCGTGGATACGTTACGCGCGCTGCTCGTCGACCCGTACTTCATTCCGAGCGATACACCGGCGCTGCGTCAGTTGCAGTATTTCCAGGAAAACCATCGTCGCGTGGGACTGGTCGTCAACGAATACGGCGAAGTCGAAGGGCTTGTGACGACCGAAGACATCATCGAAGAACTCATCGGCGAATTTACGACGAGCGTGCCGGGTACCGGTGGCAGTCGTTCGGGGTGGACGGCCGAAGGCGACTGTCTCGTCGGTGGCGGTGTCGGACTGCGCGACCTGAATCGTCGCCTGGGGCTGCATCTGCCGACCGATGGCCCCAAGACGCTCAACGGCTTGATTCTCGAAGTGCTGCGCGAAATTCCGGAAGCCGCCGTCAGCCTGGAGATAGACGGGCTGCGCATGGAAATCGTGCAGATCGACAATCAGGCCATCAAGACGGTCCGGCTGTTCAAGCCCGGCGCGCATCCCGCCCCTCACGGCGCATAGACGCGCATAGGTGCACATGGGCTCGCATAAGGACACATAGGGGACACATAAGGGACGCATAAGGGACGCGACGGTAGCGCCAACGATTCACGATCGACGTGACACGATCGCGCCGCCCTCGCTCACTGCCCGTCACCCCCCTCCATTTTTCGGGTTATTCCGATTGAGTCGTCGCAAGGTTACGACGAGACTGAAGCTTCACGCAGCTCTCGCCAAACCCCGTCATGCCACACTCAACCGCCGCCTCTGGTCACGCTTCGTCGTCGGCACGAGATCCCTTCCCGATGCCATCTTCAGGACCTCCCGCCCCCGGCATTGCCGCCACCTCCGCGCTGCAATGCCTCGAACATATTCTGAACGACGCGGTTCGCGCAGGGGCTTCCGACGTGCATTTCGAACCGATGGCACAGCGCTTTCGCGTTCGGCTGCGAATCGATGGCCGCTTGCAGGAACATCGCGACGTGCCACTGCCCTGGCGCGATATGCTCGTCTCGCGACTGAAGATTCTCGCGAATCTGGACATCGCGCAGAAGCGCTTGCCACAGGACGGACGACTCGTGTGGCGCGAGGCCAGCGAGCCGGTCGAGTGCCGTGTGAGCGCACTGCCGACATTGCACGGCGAGAAGCTCGTGGTGCGATTGCTCGACGGCGCCAAGGTGCCGCTCTCGCTTGAAGGTCTCGGCTACACACCGGCCCAATACCTCGCGCTCACACAAGCGATTGCACGTCCGCACGGCATGATTCTGATGACCGGCCCCACCGGCAGCGGCAAGACCGTCTCGCTATACAGTTGCCTGCGACGCCTCAACGACACGTCACGCAATATCGTCACCATCGAAGACCCGGTGGAAATTCGCTTGCCGGGCGTGACACAGGTCAATCTCAACGAACGCGCCGGACTCGACTTCGCCACCGCGCTGCGCGCCTTTCTTCGACAGGACCCGGACGTTCTCGTGGTCGGTGAGATACGCGATGCCCGGACCGCGGAGATCGCCGTGCAAGCGGCGCAAACCGGCCATTTGGTATTTGCCACGGTTCACGCCAACGACGCGCCAAGCACGCTCGCACGCCTCTTCGATCTCGGCGTCGCGCCATTCAATCTTTCGTCGACGCTGTTGCTCGTCAGTGCGCAGCGACTGCTGCGACGCCGCTGCCCTGCCGGGTGCGAACCGCGCCATGCCGTTCACAGCGAAGCCGGCTCGCCGGATCTCTGCATGCGCTGCCACGGCAGCGGTTTCGCGGGACGAATCGGTGCGTTTCAGGTTATGCCGATCAGTGCCACGCAAGCCGTTAACATCGCGCAGGCGCGCAGTCCGCACGAACTCGCGGCGCAGGCACGCAGCGAAGGCGTCATGACGTTGCGTGAGTCGGGACAGTGGCACGCCGACGCCGGCACCGTCGCCCAGGAGGATGTCGATGCAACCACGCCCGTCTGATTTGGGGTCGAGGGGGAATGGCCGACGGCGTTGGCAGATCGCCCGCACGGAGCGCGTCCTATGTCCCGAATAGGCCGATCACGCCAGTGGCACTGGCAAGGTCGCGACGCAGACGGCCAGCGTCGACGCGGCGATATCGTCGCACTCGGCGAGGCGGCGGCGCGGCTGGCGCTGCGCCAGCAGTATCCGCAGATGACGATTACGCATCTGGCAGCAGGACGCCGACGTGCGCCTGCCGCGCGTACCCGGTCCGCGGACGCCACGGACCTCGTCCGTCGCCTCGCCACCTTGCTCGGCGCCGGTGTACCGTTAAGCGCCGCACTAGACGTAATGGCGCGCGGCGCACATACGCGCGGGCTCAAACGCCTGGCCTCCGAGATTGCACAGGATGTGGCGATGGGGCACCCGCTGGCGTCGGCAATGTCGCGCGCCAGCCGTCGATTCGGTAGCGTCGATTGCCAACTGATCGCCGCTGCGGAACTGAGCGGTCAGCTCGGACCAACGTTGGCGCGTCTTGGCGCGCATTACGATCATGCGCGGGGCGTACGGGACAAATTGCAACGCGCCCTCGCCTACCCGCTGACCGTGCTGGCCGTGGCGCTTGCGGTTGTCGTCGCATTGCTGCAATGGGTGATTCCGGAGTTCGAGCGCCTGTTCGCGAGCGCCGCTGGCGGGGGCATGCCATTACCTCCTCTGACTCGCGGGTTGATCGATCTCTCGCGAGCGTCCGTGAGTCAGGGGCCGGGAATACTCGCGAGTGTCGGTGCCATCGGCCTGATCGCCGCGATGGCCGTGAGACGCAGCATCCGGGTGCGGCGCCAGCGGGACCGCTGGATACTGTGCTTGCCGCGCGCGGGCGGGATCATCCGCATGATGAGCGCGGCCCGCTGGGCCCGAACGCTGGGCACGCTGCTCGATGCCGGGGTTGCCCTGCCGGACGCCATGGACGCCGCCGCGGGTGCCTGCGGCAACCTCGTCATGCAGCAGGCCGCGCATGAAGTGCACCGGAAGGTCACGCGTGGTGCCCGGCTGGCAACGGCGCTCGAGGCCGACGCGCGCTGGCCTCTGGCCGTGGCGCAACTGGCCGTGATAGGGGAGGAATCGGGTACACTCGGGCGCATGCTCAATCAGGCCGCAGGTCTGCTCGACGAAGAGGCATCGCAGGCGCTGGTCAGCACCTGCGCGATGCTGGAACCCATGATGATTACATTTCTCGGCCTGCTCATCGGCGGCATGGTCCTTGCCATGTATCTGCCGATGTTCCAACTCGGATACGGTGTCGCATGAATGCCCTCGACGGCTACGCTGAGCTGCTTCTGGTCGATTGGCTCGCACAGCTGGCGCCGCACTGGCGTCTTGCAATCTTCGCGGTCGCGGGCGTGGTGGGAGGGCTGCTACTCGATGTCGTCGTGCGGCGCGTACCGGCGGCCATCGAACGCGCGTGGCTCGAGGAACTGCAAGCCACCGAAACCCCGGAAGGCGTGGCTCCCGGTTCGCTTTCCGGGACATCGGCTTCCTCCGCATCGCTGCTCACCGGATTACACGCGCGCGCCACTGCGCCTGTACTCGCATCTTCAGCGAAGGATTCCGGCGTCGGCGCAACCGAGTTGCCGACGGCATTGACGGAGGCCCCGCCACCGCGTCGCTGGCGGCTCGCGCTGCTCACCGGTGCACTCAGTGCGGCCATCTCATGGCGCTTCGGACCGACGTGGCAGAGCATTGGCGCACTCGGTCTCGTCTGGACACTTGTCGCGCTCGCCTACATCGACCACGACACACAGTTGCTGCCCGACATTCTCACGCTGCCGCTGCTCTGGGCCGGACTGCTCTGTAATCTCGGCCACTGGTTCGCGGCCTTGCCGTCAGCCGTTATCGGGGCCGCCGCCGGCTATACGAGTCTTTGGGCGATGTACTGGGTGTACTGGTGGATCCGTCGCCGGGAAGGCATGGGCTTTGGCGACTTCAAACTTTTTGCGGCGCTGGGGGCCTGGTTCGGCTGGACAGCGCTGCCCCAGATTCTGCTGGTCGCGTGCGTCCTCGCCATTGTTTTCGCCGGCAGCGCGTGGGTGATGGGACGGCTGCGCAGCGACCAGATGTTTCCTTTCGGCGCCTTTCTCGCCGTCGCAGGCGTCGTCACGCTCTTTGGCGGCGATGGCCTGATGCTCTGGATCGGAGGAACTCCATGACGTACGCCATCGGCCTGACCGGCGGCATCGGCAGCGGCAAGACGACCGTTGCCAATCTGTTCGCCACGCACGGTATTACGATCATCGATACCGATGCCATCGCGCACGGCATCACTGCCCCGGGGGGCGCTGCGATGCCGGCGATTCGCCGCGAGTTCGGCGACGCGTTCGTTGCGCCGGATGGCTCGCTCGACCGCGCCCGCATGCGCGAAGCGGTGTTCACCGACGATGCAGCGAAAGCACGTTTGGAGGCCATCACCCATCCGCTCATCCGCACGGAATGCGAGCGGGCGGCCGCCGAAGCCGAAGGGCCCTATCTGATTTTCGTGGTGCCGTTGCTGGTCGAATCGGGCACATGGAAAACGCGCGTCCAGCGCGTGCTCGTCGTCGACTGCACGGAAGAGACGCAGATCGCACGCGTCATGTCGCGCAACCGATTCACCCGGGAGCAGGTGCAGGCCATCATGGCCCGTCAGGCCTCTCGCGCACAGCGCCTCGCTGCGGCGGACGACGTCATCGATAACGATGTGCACGACGCGCCGCTCGCGCCGCAAGTCGACCGCCTGCATGCGGCCTATCTTCAGTTGGTCAGGCAGACCGGGGGCGAATAAGCGTCGCGGGCGACGCATCGGAAAAAGTGAGGTTGGCGGGCGTTTCGTGCAGAAGTCTCGCATGCTGTCCCCGATTGAGCGCCGACTCGCGTTGCACCCCGACAGATTCCCGCATTAGAATGTCGCCATTACGCTGAAAAGCGCCAACTTTTGGGCCAACGCGCTTGATCCTGTACGAATATCCGCTCAACGAACGCATTCGCACGCTGCTTCGGCTAGAAGAGCTGTTCGGGCGTTTTGCCTTTTTCGTCGGACAGGAGCAGCCGCTAGATCACCACGCGGCCCTGATCACGATGTTCGAAATTGCCGACATCGCGGGTCGCACCGATCTGAAGAACGAACTGGTCAAGGAACTCGACCGGCAACGTCAGACGCTGCAAACCTATCGCGGCAATCCCGATATCGCCTCCGACGCGCTCGAACAATTCATCGGCGAAGTCGAACTCGCGATCGCGAACCTCAACCAGATTCCCGGCAAGCCCGGCCAGCATCTGAACGACAACGAATGGCTTGCCAGCATTCGCAGCCGATCCGTGATTCCCGGTGGTACATGCCGCTTCGACCTGCCGTCGTATTACGCGTGGCGCCATAACGACGCCGAGCAGCGACGTCACGACATCGACAAGTGGATCGGCCCGCTGTTCCCGATTCGTGACGCCATCGGTATCGTGCTCGGACTTGCGCGAGAATCCGGCCACGCGAGCAAGGCCATGGCGCAGCAAGGCAGCTATCAGCAGATGCTCACCGGCCGTGTGTATCAGTTGATGCAGGTGCGTGTCGCGGCGGACCTTCGCGTAATTCCGGAAGCGAGCGCGAACAAGTACATGCTGTGGGTACGTTTCACGACGCAGGACGGTGATCTGAAGCCGCGTCCGGTCGACAGCGACGTGCCGTTCCTGCTGACCCTTTGCAATCTGTAAGACGATGACGAGTGTCGTGAACTGTCCGACCTGCGGCAAGAAGGTGGTTTGGGAGCCGCAGGCCAAATTCCGCCCGTTCTGCTCGGAGCGCTGCAAGCAGATCGACATGGGCGCGTGGGCGGCGGAGAAGTACACAATCCCGGCCGAATCGCCGGAAGATCCGTCGCAGGAATCGCCGCTCGACCCGACACAGCGCTGATCGGCGGCTACACAGCGGCCGGCACAAAGGAAAAGGCACCCAAGGGTGCCTCAGATTGCTGACAAACCCTCGCCAAGTGCGAGGGTTTTGTTTTTTAATAGCAGGATGCTAAAGATCCCGACGCCCACGCAGCACGAACTCGAGATGGTGACGCTCGAGGAACTCGTGCCGAAGGACCACCTGCTGCGCCAGATCGACGCGGCAGTGGATTTCGAATTCATCCGCGAAAAGGTCGCGCATCTGTACTGCGCAGACAACGGTCGTCCGGCGCTCGATCCGGTGGTGATGTTCAAGCTGCTGTTCATCGGCTACCTGTTTGGAGTGCGCAGTGAGCGGCAGTTGATGCGCGAGGTCCAGGTCAACGTCGCCTATCGGTGGTTCGCCCGGTTTCGGCTGACCGACAAGGTGCCGGATGCGTCGACGTTCTCACAGAATCGCCGCCGACGCTTCACGGACACGACGGTGTATCAGGAGATCTTCGACGAGATCGTGCGCCAGGCGATGGGCCGTGGTCTGGTCGATGGCCGGGTGCTGTACACCGACAGCACGCACCTGAAAGCCAACGCGAACAAGAACAAATTCGACGTGGTAAAGCTGGAACAGACGCCTGCGGCCTATCTGGAGAAGCTCAATGCGGCAGTGGATGCGGACCGGGCCGCGCATGGCAAGAAGCCGCTGAATCGCGACGGCGATGAGCCGCCGTCGAGCAAGGACACCAAGATTAGCCGGACCGATCCGGACAGCGGCTACATGGTGCGGGACGACAAGCCGAAGGGGTTCTTCTATCTGGACCACCGCACGGTGGACGCGAAGCACGCGATCATCACCGATACGCATGTGACGCCGGCCTCGGTGCACGACAGCCAGCCGTATCTGGAGCGGCTGGATCGACAGCGCGAGCGCTTCGAGTTCAAGGTGGAAGCGGTGGGGCTGGATGCTGGCTACTTCACGCCGGCGGTGTGCCAGGGGCTCGAGGAGCGGGAGATTGCCGGGGTGATGGGCTATCGCACGCCGAACCACAAGCCGGGGCTGTTCTACAAACGGCAGTTCCAGTACGACGCGTACCGCAACGAGTACGTGTGCCCGCAGGGACAGGCGCTGCCGTACAGCACGACTAACCGGCTCGGCTATCGGGAATACAAATCCGATGCTCGGATATGCCGGTGCTGCCCGGTACGAGCACAGTGCACGAACAGTGCCAACGCGGTGAAGGTGGTGACGCGCCATGTCTGGGAGCGCGCCAAGGAGCGGGTGGATGCGAGGCGGCTGAGCGAGTGGGGGCGACGCATTTACGCGCGGCGCAAGGAGACGGTGGAACGCAGCTTCGCCGATGCCAAGCAACTGCATGGGCATCGCTATGCGCGCATGCGCGGGCTGCGCAAGGTGGCCGAGCAGTGCTTGTTGGCTGCGGCGGCGCAGAACATCAAGAAAATTGCGATGCTGGTGGCGCGCCTACGGGCGCGTTTAGGCGAGCGTTCGTACCTCTGGCGCCCGTTTCGGTGGCTCATGAGCGTCCTGAGGGCTTGTCTCTCAATGTGCGCGCCCTTACGCTGCCCATTCGCCCTTGCCTAAAAGCCAAAAACCCCTCGCTCCGAAAAACGAGGGGTTCGTCAGCAATCTGAGGCACCCAAGGGTGCCTTTCGTCATTTCAACGTACGTCACGCGTTGCGCAAGCCGACGGCGTCACCTTCGTCCCGCACGATCCAGCACGGCCCACCATGTGCCCGCCCGCATCCCCACGGCACCGACGCGCCACCGTCACGCCCGCTGCGCCAACTCCTCAGCAAGCCACGTCAGCGGCGGCAACGCCGCCGGGAGCAACGGCTCGACGCTCACGGGTGGATGCTCCCACGCCAGCGCCTGCCCTTCCTTGCCGTGAGGCTCACCCTGCCACGCCGTCACCTTGCAGAAGTGCAAACGCACGTAAGCATGCGGATAGTCATGTTCGAGCACGCGCCACGGCGCACAGCGCTCGACTGTCACACCGAGTTCCTCGTGCAACTCGCGCGCGAGTGCGGCGGCAACCGACTCGCCCGCTTCGAGCTTGCCGCCCGGAAACTCCCAGTACCCGGCATATGGCTTGCCGGCGGGACGCTGGCCCAGCAGCACCGCACCATCGGGGCGCACCATCACGCCGACCGCCACTTCCGTGACGGGACGCCCGTCGGGCGCAAATTGCTTCGAGTCTGTCATATCGCTACACACCTACGGTATTTCCTGCCCGGACACACGGCGATCGAGCCAGGCCAAGCCCGGTGCAATCGCTACGCCCGCCAGATTCTTACGACGCCGGCGCCAACGCGCCACGCTGCTTACCCGCCCAGTCACGCGCGAACTGAAACGCCACACGCCCCGAGCGCGATCCGCGCTCCAGCGCCCAGATCAACGCTTCCTGACGCGCGCTCTCCGTCTGCTCCGCCGGCACGCCGAAATGCTGCAACCAGTGACCGACGATCGTCAGGTAATCGTCCTGCTTGAACGGATAGAAACTGACCCACAGCCCGAAGCGCTCGGACAACGAGATCTTCTCCTCGATCACTTCGCCCGGGTGAATTTCACCGTCTTCGGTATGGCGATAGCTCTCGTTGTCCTTCATGTACTCAGGCAGCAAGTGACGGCGGTTGGACGTCGCATAAATCAGGACGTTGTCCGACTGCGCGGCCACCGAGCCGTCGAGCGCCACTTTGAGCGCCTTGTAACCGGACTCCCCGTCTTCGAACGAAAGGTCGTCGCAGAACACGACGAAGCGTTCCGGGCGCTGCGAAATCAGATCGACGATATCGCCCAGATCGGTCAGATCGTCCTTGTCGACTTCGATCAGACGCAAGCCTTCCGGCGCGTACTGGTTCAGGCAAGCCTTGATCAGCGACGACTTGCCCGTGCCACGCGCCCCGGTGAGCAGCACGTTGTTGGCCGGTTCACCGCGCACGAACTGCCGCGTGTTCTGTTCGATCAGCGCCTTCTGACGCTCGATGTTCTGCAAATCGCCCAGCGTGATGCCAGATACATGCGCGACCGGTTGCAGGAAGCCCCGTCCCTGCTTCTTGCGCCAGCGAAATGCCGTGGCGACGCTCCAGTCGATCTCGGGGGCGGCCGGGGGCAACATCGCCTCCAGCCGGGCCAGCACGCCTTCGGCGCGCGTCAGGAACTGTTCCAGTTTGTCCATGCTTCGAAATCCCCGCGCCGCTCATGGGCGCTCGTGTCGATGCTTCGCGTTGTTGTCGTTTCCCTTCGCTGTGCGCCACGGTGCTTTTGCCACCCACCGGCGATACCCGCGATGTCGATATGCCAGGGCTATCGGCGCGCTCACTTCCACCGGCGCACGGTCAATGCCGGTCAGGCATTGGCCTCGTGCGCCGACGGCCCCTGCTCCCTGTGGGAAGCCGAATACGGTTCGGGCCGTCGCGTCGGGTCTTAAGAGCGGTAATCCGCGTTGATGCTCACGTAATCGTGCGAGAGGTCGCATGTCCACAGCGTTGCCGCAGCATCGCCGCGGCCCAGCACCACGCGCACCGTAATTTCGCTTTGTTTCATCACGCGCTGACCGTCCTCTTCACGGTAATCGGCATTGCGACCGCCTGCGCGCGCGACAAGCACGTCATCCAGATAGAGGTCGATCTTGCTGACGTCGAGATCGTTCACACCGGCGTAGCCAATCGCAGCCAGAATGCGTCCCAGATTCGGATCGGACGCAAAGAAGGCCGTCTTCACCAGCGGTGAATGCCCGATGGCATACGCGATCTGACGGCATTCGGCCACGTCACGACCGCCTTCGACAGTCACGGTGATGAACTTGGTCGCGCCTTCGCCGTCGCGCACAATGAGTTGCGCCAGTTCCTGCGAGATCGACAGCAGCGCGTCGCGCAGTGCCGCGAACGCCGGCGTATCCGTGCTCGCGATTTCCGGCAGTTCGGTCTGCCCCGTGGCAGCCACGATGAACGAATCGTTCGTCGACGTATCGCCATCGATGGTGATGGCGTTGAACGAGCGGTCGGCCACGAACTTCACGAGCGCGTCGAGCACCGGCTGCGCCACGCGGGCGTTGGTGCCGACGAAACCGAGCATGGTCGCCATGTTCGGCTTGATCATCCCGGCGCCCTTGCTGACGCCCGTGAGGACGATCGTCTGGCCGTCGATCACGATCTGACGCGATGCGGCCTTGGGCAGGGTGTCGGTTGTCATGATCGACTGCGCGGCTTCATACCAGTGCGCGGGCGCGAGATTGCCGATCGCCTGCGGCAGACCGGCGACCAGACGGTCGACCGGCAGCGGCTCGAGAATCACGCCGGTCGAGAATGGCAGAATCTGGTTCGACGACACATTCAGCAGCTTGGCCAGCGCGTCGCACGTCGCACGGGTTGCGAGCATGCCCGGCTCGCCGGTTCCGGCGTTGGCATTACCCGTATTGACGACGAGCGCACGAATGCCGGCCTTCGCCGCCAGATGCTCCTTGCACACCGTTACCGGCGCCGCGCAGAAG
This is a stretch of genomic DNA from Pandoraea faecigallinarum. It encodes these proteins:
- a CDS encoding prepilin peptidase, with translation MNALDGYAELLLVDWLAQLAPHWRLAIFAVAGVVGGLLLDVVVRRVPAAIERAWLEELQATETPEGVAPGSLSGTSASSASLLTGLHARATAPVLASSAKDSGVGATELPTALTEAPPPRRWRLALLTGALSAAISWRFGPTWQSIGALGLVWTLVALAYIDHDTQLLPDILTLPLLWAGLLCNLGHWFAALPSAVIGAAAGYTSLWAMYWVYWWIRRREGMGFGDFKLFAALGAWFGWTALPQILLVACVLAIVFAGSAWVMGRLRSDQMFPFGAFLAVAGVVTLFGGDGLMLWIGGTP
- the zapD gene encoding cell division protein ZapD, which translates into the protein MILYEYPLNERIRTLLRLEELFGRFAFFVGQEQPLDHHAALITMFEIADIAGRTDLKNELVKELDRQRQTLQTYRGNPDIASDALEQFIGEVELAIANLNQIPGKPGQHLNDNEWLASIRSRSVIPGGTCRFDLPSYYAWRHNDAEQRRHDIDKWIGPLFPIRDAIGIVLGLARESGHASKAMAQQGSYQQMLTGRVYQLMQVRVAADLRVIPEASANKYMLWVRFTTQDGDLKPRPVDSDVPFLLTLCNL
- a CDS encoding HlyC/CorC family transporter gives rise to the protein MDALPLWAQICAVAFLIVCSGFFSISETSMMALNRHRLKHLVRMNVHGARSTQGLLSRTEDLLSTILVGNNVINTVVPVLTTSIAVRYFGNDAITLSIATAVIALLIIIFAEIAPKIVGATYPDRIALSVSTPLKPIVAVATPLVWVLNSFVRGMLRVLRIDTRRAASEARLTTEELRTIVLEAGNYMPTKPRSVLLNLLDLENIAVDDVMVPRARIEALDISAPLDTILSQLETCYHNKLPVYDGDIDRIVGILPVRRTLSALRHPDDITVDTLRALLVDPYFIPSDTPALRQLQYFQENHRRVGLVVNEYGEVEGLVTTEDIIEELIGEFTTSVPGTGGSRSGWTAEGDCLVGGGVGLRDLNRRLGLHLPTDGPKTLNGLILEVLREIPEAAVSLEIDGLRMEIVQIDNQAIKTVRLFKPGAHPAPHGA
- a CDS encoding NUDIX domain-containing protein yields the protein MTDSKQFAPDGRPVTEVAVGVMVRPDGAVLLGQRPAGKPYAGYWEFPGGKLEAGESVAAALARELHEELGVTVERCAPWRVLEHDYPHAYVRLHFCKVTAWQGEPHGKEGQALAWEHPPVSVEPLLPAALPPLTWLAEELAQRA
- a CDS encoding GspE/PulE family protein yields the protein MPSSGPPAPGIAATSALQCLEHILNDAVRAGASDVHFEPMAQRFRVRLRIDGRLQEHRDVPLPWRDMLVSRLKILANLDIAQKRLPQDGRLVWREASEPVECRVSALPTLHGEKLVVRLLDGAKVPLSLEGLGYTPAQYLALTQAIARPHGMILMTGPTGSGKTVSLYSCLRRLNDTSRNIVTIEDPVEIRLPGVTQVNLNERAGLDFATALRAFLRQDPDVLVVGEIRDARTAEIAVQAAQTGHLVFATVHANDAPSTLARLFDLGVAPFNLSSTLLLVSAQRLLRRRCPAGCEPRHAVHSEAGSPDLCMRCHGSGFAGRIGAFQVMPISATQAVNIAQARSPHELAAQARSEGVMTLRESGQWHADAGTVAQEDVDATTPV
- a CDS encoding type II secretion system F family protein, which encodes MSRIGRSRQWHWQGRDADGQRRRGDIVALGEAAARLALRQQYPQMTITHLAAGRRRAPAARTRSADATDLVRRLATLLGAGVPLSAALDVMARGAHTRGLKRLASEIAQDVAMGHPLASAMSRASRRFGSVDCQLIAAAELSGQLGPTLARLGAHYDHARGVRDKLQRALAYPLTVLAVALAVVVALLQWVIPEFERLFASAAGGGMPLPPLTRGLIDLSRASVSQGPGILASVGAIGLIAAMAVRRSIRVRRQRDRWILCLPRAGGIIRMMSAARWARTLGTLLDAGVALPDAMDAAAGACGNLVMQQAAHEVHRKVTRGARLATALEADARWPLAVAQLAVIGEESGTLGRMLNQAAGLLDEEASQALVSTCAMLEPMMITFLGLLIGGMVLAMYLPMFQLGYGVA
- the coaE gene encoding dephospho-CoA kinase (Dephospho-CoA kinase (CoaE) performs the final step in coenzyme A biosynthesis.); translated protein: MTYAIGLTGGIGSGKTTVANLFATHGITIIDTDAIAHGITAPGGAAMPAIRREFGDAFVAPDGSLDRARMREAVFTDDAAKARLEAITHPLIRTECERAAAEAEGPYLIFVVPLLVESGTWKTRVQRVLVVDCTEETQIARVMSRNRFTREQVQAIMARQASRAQRLAAADDVIDNDVHDAPLAPQVDRLHAAYLQLVRQTGGE
- a CDS encoding ATP-binding protein, translated to MDKLEQFLTRAEGVLARLEAMLPPAAPEIDWSVATAFRWRKKQGRGFLQPVAHVSGITLGDLQNIERQKALIEQNTRQFVRGEPANNVLLTGARGTGKSSLIKACLNQYAPEGLRLIEVDKDDLTDLGDIVDLISQRPERFVVFCDDLSFEDGESGYKALKVALDGSVAAQSDNVLIYATSNRRHLLPEYMKDNESYRHTEDGEIHPGEVIEEKISLSERFGLWVSFYPFKQDDYLTIVGHWLQHFGVPAEQTESARQEALIWALERGSRSGRVAFQFARDWAGKQRGALAPAS
- the yacG gene encoding DNA gyrase inhibitor YacG; translated protein: MTSVVNCPTCGKKVVWEPQAKFRPFCSERCKQIDMGAWAAEKYTIPAESPEDPSQESPLDPTQR
- the argJ gene encoding bifunctional glutamate N-acetyltransferase/amino-acid acetyltransferase ArgJ, translating into MAVNFPSIEASRLHAVPGVELGWAEANIRKPNRKDVLVMRLAAGSTVSGVFTTNRFCAAPVTVCKEHLAAKAGIRALVVNTGNANAGTGEPGMLATRATCDALAKLLNVSSNQILPFSTGVILEPLPVDRLVAGLPQAIGNLAPAHWYEAAQSIMTTDTLPKAASRQIVIDGQTIVLTGVSKGAGMIKPNMATMLGFVGTNARVAQPVLDALVKFVADRSFNAITIDGDTSTNDSFIVAATGQTELPEIASTDTPAFAALRDALLSISQELAQLIVRDGEGATKFITVTVEGGRDVAECRQIAYAIGHSPLVKTAFFASDPNLGRILAAIGYAGVNDLDVSKIDLYLDDVLVARAGGRNADYREEDGQRVMKQSEITVRVVLGRGDAAATLWTCDLSHDYVSINADYRS
- a CDS encoding IS1182 family transposase, yielding MLKIPTPTQHELEMVTLEELVPKDHLLRQIDAAVDFEFIREKVAHLYCADNGRPALDPVVMFKLLFIGYLFGVRSERQLMREVQVNVAYRWFARFRLTDKVPDASTFSQNRRRRFTDTTVYQEIFDEIVRQAMGRGLVDGRVLYTDSTHLKANANKNKFDVVKLEQTPAAYLEKLNAAVDADRAAHGKKPLNRDGDEPPSSKDTKISRTDPDSGYMVRDDKPKGFFYLDHRTVDAKHAIITDTHVTPASVHDSQPYLERLDRQRERFEFKVEAVGLDAGYFTPAVCQGLEEREIAGVMGYRTPNHKPGLFYKRQFQYDAYRNEYVCPQGQALPYSTTNRLGYREYKSDARICRCCPVRAQCTNSANAVKVVTRHVWERAKERVDARRLSEWGRRIYARRKETVERSFADAKQLHGHRYARMRGLRKVAEQCLLAAAAQNIKKIAMLVARLRARLGERSYLWRPFRWLMSVLRACLSMCAPLRCPFALA